The following coding sequences are from one uncultured Desulfobacter sp. window:
- the metE gene encoding 5-methyltetrahydropteroyltriglutamate--homocysteine S-methyltransferase encodes MKTHNLGFPRIGDNRELKRALETYWRGETTQTQLLETGAQLRQINWGYQKDLNYVPVGDFSFYDQVLDTSWMLGNIPARAKETGGSALDRYFRIARGQSAADEKDNQIPAGEMTKWFDTNYHYIVPEFEPSTGFCLDAQHLLDQIQEAQKSDVRPKPVILGPVTYLFLGKSENFDKKTLLNKLLPEYARLLNLLAAQDIEWVQMDEPLLVMDLDNDWKHMVEQAYQALGTGSVKIMLATYFGALEDNLNLALSLPVQALHVDAVRGKEQIADIVEHLPEHMELSLGVIDGRNVWKTDLNALLDRLAPIHEQLGDRLWLAPSCSLLHVPVDLGKETELDAELMDWMAFARQKLIELEILANALNQGRATVATQLEENARALENRKKSTRSHNPEVRARLARVDDTWGQRNQPYPERARLHKERLNLPLYPTTTIGSFPQTKEIRALRLNFKKGKIGLSDYTTGIRDQMKNTIHFQEETGLDVLVHGEAERNDMVEYFGEQLDGFAFSQFGWVQSYGSRCVKPPILFGDVSRPQSMTVSWIVYAQSLTDKPVKGMLTGPVTILNWSFVRDDQTRADTCRQVALAIRDEVLDLEKAGVAIIQIDEAALREGLPLRKKKWDEYLSWAVGAFRITANGVQDATQIHTHMCYSEFNDIIEAITGMDTDVITIEASRSNMEILNAFDETAYPNEIGPGVYDIHSPNVPTVDFIVNNMNEAAKRIPRERLWINPDCGLKTRGWPETKASLKNLVEAARTLRTAATA; translated from the coding sequence ATGAAAACCCACAATTTAGGGTTTCCCCGCATTGGTGACAACAGGGAACTTAAACGCGCACTGGAAACGTACTGGCGAGGAGAAACGACCCAAACGCAATTACTTGAAACCGGTGCCCAGCTTCGACAAATCAATTGGGGCTACCAAAAAGATCTTAATTATGTGCCCGTGGGCGACTTCTCATTTTACGACCAGGTTCTGGATACCAGCTGGATGCTGGGCAATATTCCTGCCCGTGCCAAAGAAACCGGCGGATCAGCGTTGGACCGGTATTTCCGTATCGCCCGCGGCCAGTCTGCAGCAGATGAAAAAGACAACCAGATTCCGGCCGGGGAGATGACCAAGTGGTTCGACACCAACTATCACTACATTGTTCCGGAATTTGAGCCGTCCACAGGCTTTTGCCTGGATGCACAACATCTACTGGACCAGATACAGGAAGCGCAAAAGAGTGATGTAAGGCCAAAACCCGTTATTCTTGGGCCCGTGACCTATCTTTTTTTAGGCAAATCAGAAAATTTTGATAAAAAAACGTTGCTGAATAAACTGTTGCCGGAGTATGCCCGGTTGTTAAACCTGTTGGCTGCCCAGGATATCGAGTGGGTGCAGATGGATGAACCGTTGCTGGTCATGGATCTGGATAATGACTGGAAACACATGGTGGAACAAGCCTACCAGGCCCTTGGCACCGGGTCCGTCAAAATCATGCTGGCCACCTATTTCGGCGCCCTTGAAGATAATCTGAATCTGGCCTTGTCATTGCCGGTTCAGGCCCTTCATGTTGATGCGGTGCGGGGAAAAGAACAGATAGCCGATATTGTTGAACACCTGCCGGAACATATGGAATTGTCCTTGGGTGTCATTGACGGAAGAAACGTCTGGAAAACGGATTTGAACGCCCTTCTGGATCGACTGGCGCCCATCCATGAACAACTTGGGGACAGGCTTTGGCTGGCGCCTTCCTGTTCACTGCTCCATGTGCCTGTGGATCTGGGAAAAGAGACGGAACTGGATGCCGAACTTATGGACTGGATGGCTTTTGCCAGGCAAAAACTGATCGAATTGGAAATTCTTGCAAATGCCTTAAACCAGGGACGGGCAACCGTGGCAACCCAGCTGGAAGAAAACGCCAGGGCATTGGAAAACCGCAAAAAATCAACCCGGAGTCACAACCCGGAGGTCCGGGCCCGTTTAGCCCGGGTGGATGACACGTGGGGACAACGCAATCAACCTTACCCGGAACGGGCCAGGCTTCATAAAGAACGGCTCAACCTGCCCCTCTACCCCACCACCACCATTGGCTCATTTCCACAAACCAAAGAGATACGGGCGCTGCGCCTGAATTTTAAGAAGGGGAAAATCGGTCTGAGTGACTACACCACCGGCATCCGGGACCAGATGAAAAATACCATCCACTTCCAGGAAGAGACGGGACTCGATGTGCTGGTCCATGGCGAAGCAGAACGTAACGATATGGTTGAATACTTTGGCGAACAGCTGGACGGCTTTGCCTTCAGCCAATTTGGATGGGTGCAGTCCTATGGCTCCCGGTGTGTTAAACCGCCAATTCTCTTTGGCGATGTCTCCCGCCCCCAATCCATGACCGTCTCGTGGATCGTTTATGCGCAATCCCTGACTGATAAACCGGTCAAGGGGATGCTCACAGGGCCTGTCACCATCTTAAACTGGTCCTTTGTCCGGGACGACCAAACCCGGGCCGACACCTGCCGCCAGGTTGCCCTTGCCATACGCGATGAGGTGCTGGATCTTGAAAAGGCCGGTGTTGCCATCATCCAGATAGATGAAGCGGCCTTGAGAGAAGGTCTTCCCCTGCGTAAAAAAAAGTGGGATGAATATTTAAGTTGGGCGGTGGGTGCATTCCGGATCACGGCCAACGGCGTCCAAGACGCCACCCAGATTCATACCCATATGTGCTATTCGGAATTCAACGATATTATCGAGGCCATCACCGGCATGGATACCGATGTCATCACCATCGAGGCATCCCGGTCCAACATGGAGATACTCAACGCCTTTGACGAAACCGCCTACCCCAACGAAATCGGCCCCGGGGTATATGATATCCACTCGCCCAACGTGCCCACCGTAGATTTTATTGTGAACAATATGAATGAAGCGGCCAAACGAATCCCCAGGGAACGGCTGTGGATCAACCCGGACTGCGGTTTAAAAACACGAGGGTGGCCGGAGACAAAAGCCTCTTTGAAAAATCTGGTTGAAGCCGCCAGAACGCTGCGCACTGCGGCAACGGCTTAA
- a CDS encoding glycogen/starch/alpha-glucan phosphorylase yields MESQRRYPGKSPESNDKPAINLSEDIKHHIMTTLGNDFYPPRKDTYYKGLAYSVRDRLVKRWLNSQRSFYDRSAKRVYYLSLEFLPGRFLMNYVTNMELNEACEKTLEETGFTLEEIEEQEWDAGLGNGGLGRLASCYMDSMAALNIPGYGYGIMYDYGIFYQTIVDGYQVEQCDNWVRWGNPWEFRRRGFLSKVQFYGRSEPYKNSEGMQCYRWVDTQDINAMACDILIPGYGTQNVNNMRLWAAMSTQDFSLQEFNQGDYMGAMESKVLTENISKVLYPSDEKDVGKELRLKQQYFLVAATFQDILRRFKKHNPDFKLLPDRVAVQLNDTHPAIAIPELMRLLMDEEDLEWNSAWDISVKTFAYTNHTVLPEALETWPVGLISKLLPRHMEIIYEINIRFLTMVEKLYPGNPDLLRRVSIIEDGPEQRVRMAHLAIVGSHTVNGVAALHSRIIKDKLFKDFNIIFPGKIINVTNGVTPRRWVLQANPDLSALITETIGPDWITDLDQLKKLIPHADNPEFREKWRQVKFANKERLVKYIKRKVDMDVSPDMLFDVHVKRIHEYKRQLLNIFHVITLYNRIKNDPEKEMVPRTVIFGGKAAPAYVQAKLIIKLINSVADVVNNDPDVNKKLKVVFLPNYCVSQAEKIIPATDLSEQISTAGLEASGTGNMKFALNGALTIGTLDGANIEIMEEVGEENIFIFGLTAKEVEKKKAQGYNPWDYYNNDEDLKSTLDMVRLNHFIPGEPNLFLPIWDSLMAHGDHYLVLADYRAFIQAQEKVRALYLDQEQWTRTSILNTANMGKFSSDRAVREYARDIWNIESLEH; encoded by the coding sequence ATGGAAAGCCAAAGACGTTATCCCGGCAAATCTCCGGAAAGCAATGACAAACCCGCAATAAATCTTAGCGAAGATATCAAGCATCACATCATGACAACCCTGGGCAATGACTTTTATCCCCCCAGAAAAGACACCTATTATAAAGGACTCGCCTACAGTGTTCGAGACAGGCTGGTGAAACGCTGGCTCAACTCCCAGCGCTCTTTTTACGATAGAAGCGCGAAACGGGTGTATTACCTCTCCCTTGAGTTTTTGCCCGGCCGATTTTTAATGAATTATGTGACCAATATGGAGTTGAACGAAGCGTGCGAAAAGACCCTGGAAGAAACGGGCTTTACCCTGGAAGAGATTGAAGAGCAGGAGTGGGATGCAGGCCTTGGCAACGGGGGGCTTGGACGGCTTGCATCGTGTTACATGGACTCCATGGCCGCTTTAAATATTCCGGGCTACGGCTATGGTATCATGTACGATTACGGTATCTTTTATCAAACCATCGTCGACGGCTATCAGGTTGAACAATGTGATAACTGGGTGCGCTGGGGCAACCCATGGGAATTCAGGCGCCGGGGATTTTTATCCAAAGTTCAGTTTTACGGCAGATCTGAACCGTATAAAAATAGTGAGGGCATGCAATGTTACCGCTGGGTGGATACCCAGGACATTAATGCAATGGCCTGCGATATTCTTATTCCGGGTTACGGAACCCAGAATGTGAACAACATGCGGCTGTGGGCGGCCATGTCCACCCAGGATTTTTCTTTGCAGGAGTTTAACCAGGGCGATTATATGGGCGCCATGGAGAGCAAGGTGCTCACGGAAAATATCTCCAAAGTTCTTTATCCCAGTGATGAAAAAGATGTGGGCAAGGAACTTCGCCTCAAGCAGCAGTATTTCTTAGTGGCGGCCACATTCCAGGATATTTTGCGCAGGTTTAAAAAGCACAATCCCGACTTCAAGTTGCTGCCGGATCGGGTTGCCGTTCAGCTCAACGACACCCATCCTGCCATTGCCATTCCCGAATTGATGCGCCTGCTAATGGATGAAGAAGACCTAGAATGGAACAGTGCCTGGGACATTTCAGTAAAAACCTTTGCCTACACCAACCATACGGTGCTTCCCGAAGCACTGGAAACCTGGCCGGTGGGTCTTATTTCAAAGTTGCTGCCCCGTCACATGGAGATTATCTATGAGATTAACATACGCTTTTTGACCATGGTGGAAAAGCTCTACCCGGGCAATCCAGACCTGTTGCGCCGGGTCTCCATTATTGAGGACGGTCCGGAACAACGGGTGCGCATGGCCCATCTGGCCATTGTGGGCAGTCACACGGTTAACGGCGTTGCGGCCCTTCATTCCAGAATTATTAAGGATAAGTTATTTAAGGACTTTAACATTATCTTTCCCGGGAAAATCATCAATGTCACCAACGGGGTCACCCCCCGGCGGTGGGTGCTCCAGGCCAACCCGGATTTGTCGGCGCTTATCACCGAAACCATCGGGCCGGACTGGATTACCGATCTTGACCAGCTTAAAAAACTGATCCCCCATGCAGACAACCCTGAATTCCGAGAAAAATGGCGGCAGGTAAAGTTTGCGAACAAGGAGCGATTGGTAAAATATATCAAGCGCAAGGTAGATATGGATGTCAGTCCAGATATGCTGTTTGATGTTCATGTTAAGCGGATTCACGAATACAAACGTCAGCTTTTAAATATTTTCCATGTCATTACCTTGTACAACCGGATTAAAAATGATCCGGAAAAAGAGATGGTGCCAAGGACGGTTATTTTCGGCGGTAAGGCCGCACCTGCCTATGTCCAGGCAAAATTGATCATTAAGCTGATCAATTCGGTTGCTGACGTTGTGAACAATGATCCGGACGTGAACAAGAAGCTTAAGGTCGTTTTTCTGCCCAACTATTGTGTGTCCCAGGCTGAAAAGATCATACCCGCAACGGACCTGTCCGAGCAGATTTCAACGGCAGGACTTGAAGCCTCGGGAACAGGTAACATGAAATTTGCCTTGAACGGGGCGCTGACCATCGGCACCCTTGACGGGGCAAATATTGAGATCATGGAAGAGGTGGGCGAAGAGAATATCTTTATTTTCGGCCTGACCGCCAAGGAGGTGGAAAAGAAAAAAGCACAAGGGTATAACCCCTGGGACTATTACAACAACGATGAAGATCTGAAATCCACACTGGATATGGTCCGGCTGAATCATTTTATTCCCGGGGAACCCAATCTGTTTCTGCCCATCTGGGATTCGCTGATGGCCCATGGCGACCACTATTTGGTCCTGGCCGATTACCGTGCCTTTATCCAGGCCCAGGAAAAGGTCCGGGCACTCTATCTGGATCAGGAGCAGTGGACCCGGACTTCCATTTTGAATACGGCAAATATGGGCAAATTTTCCAGCGACCGGGCCGTCAGGGAATATGCCCGGGATATCTGGAACATCGAATCTCTGGAACATTGA
- a CDS encoding thioredoxin fold domain-containing protein: MVSPTCFRKIAVFVLGTFVLLAGVASGGAASVCDHVTLAWLKSQVPVPKDAKLVYTKEQGTICEAVLSLDGGLAPVYAGKDFVVAGPLYKNGVSITRKTMAGLSEVADAERKKAKEKEAQAVEMRKAFFKTHAPELAELVSLQFAPGGSSEKFVYVISDPACGHCKALLDGLEEVAAETGLALKLVIYPVLGEKSKTMTAHVICEHLGYGAYKTLKKDNAAKECEIADQRINKTFDLLNKADISFVPLVVAQDGSWVVEGNDICSVREHLGLDPGTGEKSGGCKKAQDE; this comes from the coding sequence ATGGTATCCCCAACGTGTTTCAGAAAAATTGCTGTTTTTGTGCTCGGGACGTTTGTACTTTTAGCCGGAGTTGCATCGGGAGGTGCAGCATCGGTATGCGATCATGTTACCCTGGCGTGGTTAAAGTCCCAGGTGCCGGTACCTAAGGATGCAAAGCTGGTCTATACAAAAGAGCAGGGCACTATTTGTGAAGCCGTACTCTCCCTTGATGGCGGGCTTGCACCTGTATATGCGGGTAAAGATTTCGTTGTTGCAGGTCCGTTGTATAAAAACGGTGTATCCATCACCCGGAAAACCATGGCCGGCCTGTCCGAGGTTGCTGACGCGGAACGAAAAAAAGCCAAAGAAAAAGAGGCCCAGGCGGTTGAGATGCGCAAAGCGTTTTTTAAGACCCATGCCCCAGAACTGGCAGAGTTGGTCTCTTTGCAGTTTGCGCCGGGGGGATCATCGGAAAAGTTTGTCTACGTGATTTCTGATCCTGCCTGCGGCCATTGCAAAGCCCTTCTTGACGGCTTGGAAGAAGTTGCGGCGGAAACGGGCCTTGCCTTGAAACTGGTCATATATCCGGTTCTGGGTGAAAAAAGCAAAACCATGACGGCCCATGTCATCTGCGAACATCTGGGATATGGAGCCTATAAAACTTTGAAAAAGGATAATGCCGCAAAAGAGTGCGAAATCGCCGACCAGCGTATAAATAAAACCTTTGACCTGCTCAACAAGGCGGATATCTCTTTTGTGCCCCTGGTGGTGGCCCAGGATGGTTCCTGGGTGGTGGAGGGCAATGATATCTGCAGTGTACGCGAGCACCTGGGGCTGGACCCTGGCACCGGCGAGAAAAGCGGCGGCTGTAAAAAGGCCCAGGACGAGTAG
- a CDS encoding LOG family protein produces the protein MDIPQIVSPDGYIDTIAPRSSGEDQVNARFLFPKVSDYIVSSLKEGKPWFFSGRSGNAQIGLLTDTHMPGDPAPTPEIDGAKILLAGMIRNLNPLLNNALDLFETGDEIGRLVVMDPELRIRDVRHYLHKRLFVGNRVGKGYYEGFDICQEVDPFTGQSCDYIEVALSSFQYCFEPAAMIRSSVGAVIKKGRSALNAIRSRVPMDPAKALLNPGALFVGAVKISLGDIYGIIDAVVTPEKENIIHFPARVLDPFRTFRNRQVELYHLGKTPVPLSDIRIRIRFFRSHNPLTVPLEKARVQEGYRLCDLLTHAEVSNLFDILDDDAMGLILNKGNFIQVPRALDPKSEAQLEIIKNCLAKSTQRRHEPAIPKSIGDRLKETLGKLSVLGGVNSRVFIGRHFPEREVVDALRRTGLRTFLINAGNPCFADDDIRHMITLSHAGHDRCEFMRYDPVIDKLYSFYHGCFMEPDDWERFDRVRFWFAFYGSHTKAADNRLTIDLINRLALRLGDEMGIVHGGGPGLMKEANDLARRHNIMSVGIAIELEGENQASLTTCDGLIKYNEGLRLSRQDHLQKLSNLPVINTGGYGSAEELSITITSMKIHENPLAPIILLDPDNLWEDARKQTQKIADKQYGPAFTPHLVKSCKNADQAEIQVIEFLSDPDRWYKKNKIPVQSVAKARIKSQRIRHSFLHMENVEVFSDPSPRLSQISGVN, from the coding sequence ATGGACATACCCCAGATAGTCAGTCCCGACGGATATATTGACACCATTGCCCCACGGTCCTCCGGAGAGGATCAGGTTAATGCTCGGTTTTTGTTCCCCAAAGTGTCGGATTACATTGTATCATCTTTAAAGGAAGGCAAACCCTGGTTTTTTTCGGGAAGAAGCGGCAATGCCCAGATCGGCCTTCTCACAGACACCCACATGCCCGGCGACCCTGCGCCCACACCGGAAATTGACGGAGCAAAAATTTTGCTCGCCGGTATGATCCGGAACCTGAACCCCCTTTTGAACAATGCCCTGGATTTGTTTGAGACCGGAGATGAAATCGGCCGGCTGGTGGTCATGGACCCTGAACTGCGCATCCGGGATGTCCGCCATTATCTGCACAAACGGCTTTTTGTGGGTAACCGGGTGGGCAAGGGCTACTATGAAGGGTTTGACATATGTCAGGAAGTTGATCCCTTCACCGGACAAAGTTGCGACTATATTGAGGTGGCACTCTCATCTTTTCAGTATTGTTTTGAACCGGCGGCCATGATTCGGTCCAGTGTTGGTGCGGTGATCAAAAAGGGCAGAAGTGCTTTAAATGCCATCCGCTCCAGGGTGCCCATGGATCCGGCAAAGGCCCTGCTTAATCCCGGCGCGCTTTTTGTGGGCGCCGTCAAGATCTCCCTGGGAGATATTTACGGGATCATTGATGCGGTGGTCACACCGGAAAAAGAGAATATTATTCATTTTCCTGCAAGGGTTCTGGATCCGTTTCGCACCTTCAGGAACCGGCAGGTGGAGCTCTACCATCTGGGCAAAACCCCGGTACCCTTAAGTGATATTCGTATCCGTATCCGGTTTTTCAGAAGTCACAATCCCTTGACCGTCCCCCTGGAAAAGGCCAGGGTGCAGGAAGGATATCGGTTATGCGACCTGCTCACCCATGCCGAGGTCTCCAATCTCTTCGATATTCTGGATGATGATGCCATGGGGCTTATTCTGAACAAGGGTAATTTTATCCAGGTGCCCCGGGCACTGGACCCCAAAAGCGAGGCCCAGCTGGAGATTATTAAAAACTGTCTGGCAAAAAGTACCCAGCGCCGCCATGAACCCGCTATTCCCAAAAGCATCGGTGACAGGCTCAAAGAGACCCTTGGCAAGCTGTCTGTTCTGGGCGGGGTCAATTCCCGGGTGTTCATCGGCAGGCATTTTCCCGAACGAGAAGTGGTGGATGCCCTGCGCAGAACCGGGTTGCGCACCTTTTTGATCAATGCGGGAAATCCGTGTTTCGCCGACGACGATATTCGTCACATGATCACGTTGTCCCATGCCGGGCACGATCGGTGTGAGTTCATGCGGTACGATCCTGTGATCGACAAGCTTTATTCATTTTACCACGGATGCTTCATGGAACCGGATGATTGGGAGCGGTTTGATCGGGTGCGTTTCTGGTTCGCCTTTTACGGGTCACATACCAAGGCCGCGGACAACCGGTTGACCATTGACTTGATCAACCGTCTGGCCCTGCGTTTAGGCGATGAAATGGGCATTGTCCACGGCGGCGGCCCTGGGTTGATGAAAGAAGCCAACGACCTGGCCCGCCGGCACAACATCATGAGCGTGGGGATCGCCATTGAGCTGGAAGGGGAGAACCAGGCCTCTTTAACCACCTGTGACGGATTGATTAAATATAATGAAGGCCTGCGCCTGTCCCGCCAGGACCACCTTCAAAAACTGAGCAATCTGCCCGTGATAAATACGGGTGGGTACGGCAGCGCCGAGGAGTTGAGCATCACCATCACATCCATGAAAATCCATGAAAATCCCCTGGCCCCCATCATTCTTCTGGACCCGGACAATTTATGGGAAGATGCCAGAAAGCAGACCCAGAAAATTGCAGACAAACAATATGGGCCGGCGTTTACGCCTCACCTTGTGAAGTCTTGTAAAAATGCCGACCAGGCTGAAATCCAGGTGATTGAATTTTTGTCAGACCCCGACCGCTGGTACAAGAAAAATAAAATACCGGTCCAAAGCGTGGCAAAAGCAAGGATCAAGTCCCAAAGGATTCGGCACTCCTTTTTGCATATGGAAAATGTGGAGGTCTTTAGTGATCCAAGCCCTCGTCTTTCGCAGATATCGGGCGTAAATTAG
- the lipB gene encoding lipoyl(octanoyl) transferase LipB: protein MMSSKNNKAGKRGIWVDLPISDYAKIFHLQEMIHQKRQQEIIPDVVLLLEHAPCITLGRSGGYDNLLAENSVLQQHGITVHETSRGGNITYHGPGQLVCYPILALAGEERDLHAYARKMEEVMIRTVGAFGIKASRRAGFPGVWTGESKIGAIGVAVDKWVTMHGMSLNVCPDLNHFSFIVPCGIATNGVTSMEKLMGQSMDINRVRHEMRNQFCEIFQISMHSEKLEHII, encoded by the coding sequence ATGATGAGCAGTAAAAATAACAAAGCTGGAAAGCGTGGTATTTGGGTGGATTTACCCATATCTGATTATGCAAAGATATTTCATCTGCAGGAAATGATTCATCAAAAAAGGCAGCAGGAAATAATACCGGATGTGGTGTTGCTGCTCGAACACGCCCCCTGCATCACCCTGGGCAGAAGCGGCGGGTATGATAACCTGCTCGCGGAAAATTCAGTGTTACAGCAGCACGGCATTACAGTTCATGAAACGTCAAGGGGCGGGAATATCACCTACCATGGCCCGGGTCAGCTTGTTTGTTACCCCATTTTAGCCCTTGCCGGGGAAGAGCGGGATCTCCATGCCTATGCACGGAAGATGGAAGAGGTGATGATCAGGACGGTGGGTGCGTTTGGCATCAAGGCCTCACGCAGAGCCGGGTTTCCCGGTGTGTGGACGGGAGAGTCCAAAATAGGCGCCATTGGCGTTGCCGTTGACAAATGGGTCACCATGCATGGCATGTCCTTGAATGTCTGTCCCGATCTTAACCATTTTTCATTTATTGTCCCCTGCGGCATTGCAACCAACGGGGTGACGTCCATGGAAAAACTCATGGGGCAGTCCATGGATATCAACAGGGTCAGGCATGAGATGCGTAACCAATTCTGTGAAATTTTCCAAATTTCCATGCATTCCGAAAAACTTGAACATATTATCTAA
- the lipA gene encoding lipoyl synthase, giving the protein MKRPSWLVIPAPTEEDLDRIQTMLDKGDLHSVCESAHCPNIGECFANKTCTFMILGDVCTRNCRFCAVTHGKPGAVNAGEPEMVGLTAKQLGLKHVVVTSVTRDDLPDGGAGQFAATIHAIRQKNPAASVEVLIPDFQGERGPLQQVIDAAPDVINHNVETVPRLYAAVRPKAAYQQSLALIKNVSLTANGKPIITKSGIMLGLGETKGEVVRVMEDLRKAGCQLLTLGQYLRPSPDHHPVMEHVHPDTFDELADIGKSLGFSRVVAGPLVRSSYHAAESFSSV; this is encoded by the coding sequence TTGAAACGACCGAGTTGGCTGGTTATTCCAGCCCCCACTGAAGAGGACCTGGACCGTATTCAGACGATGCTTGATAAAGGCGATCTTCACTCTGTGTGTGAAAGTGCCCACTGTCCCAATATTGGAGAGTGTTTTGCCAATAAAACCTGCACCTTTATGATACTGGGAGATGTATGCACGAGAAACTGCCGCTTTTGCGCGGTTACCCATGGAAAGCCCGGAGCAGTCAACGCCGGGGAGCCTGAGATGGTGGGGTTGACCGCAAAACAATTGGGGCTCAAACATGTGGTGGTGACCTCTGTAACCAGGGATGATTTACCTGACGGCGGAGCCGGTCAATTTGCCGCGACCATACATGCCATTCGGCAAAAAAATCCCGCTGCTTCTGTGGAGGTGCTTATTCCCGATTTCCAAGGGGAGAGAGGCCCCCTGCAACAGGTGATCGACGCGGCACCGGATGTGATTAATCACAATGTGGAAACGGTTCCCCGGCTGTATGCGGCGGTGCGCCCTAAAGCTGCGTATCAACAGTCCCTGGCACTGATAAAAAATGTATCACTGACAGCAAACGGGAAACCTATTATTACCAAATCAGGGATTATGTTGGGCCTTGGAGAGACAAAGGGTGAGGTCGTCCGGGTGATGGAGGATCTCCGGAAAGCCGGATGCCAGCTGTTGACCCTTGGCCAGTATTTACGGCCGTCGCCCGACCACCACCCTGTTATGGAACATGTTCATCCCGACACATTTGATGAACTTGCCGATATTGGAAAAAGCCTTGGTTTTTCCCGGGTGGTTGCAGGTCCCCTGGTGCGCAGTTCCTACCATGCAGCTGAAAGCTTTTCAAGTGTTTGA
- a CDS encoding MBL fold metallo-hydrolase, translated as MSENMRDTITITLVANTGVLVEYRGVGLLVDGIHHEPGHMFSKVSKRDLLHMRLGTDVFPHLDYLLFSHEHPDHFSPGFVERHLQFRSVQGLFLPDPAHGSPSLKFLANQIRTQAIPHRIVDLQPGEAEQFSLADDLTVTAIGAPHMGPQYAAVKHHCFLLTIAGKNLLFTGDADHVPAYFVPALKGIDPDMVFVNPLFYHHADGQKIINEIFRPRTVVIYHMPFAKDDTTRLSQVVERDIKRYGQNGIQALVFRQEKQQFYLRG; from the coding sequence ATGTCGGAAAATATGCGGGATACCATTACAATAACCCTTGTTGCCAATACCGGTGTCCTTGTTGAGTACAGGGGAGTCGGCCTGCTTGTGGACGGGATACACCATGAACCCGGCCATATGTTCAGCAAAGTCAGTAAAAGGGACCTGTTGCACATGCGGCTGGGTACGGATGTATTCCCACACCTTGACTATCTGCTTTTCAGCCATGAACATCCGGACCATTTTTCTCCCGGGTTTGTGGAAAGACACCTTCAGTTCAGATCCGTGCAGGGCCTTTTTCTCCCGGATCCGGCCCATGGTTCGCCCAGCCTGAAATTTTTGGCCAATCAAATACGGACACAGGCAATTCCCCACAGGATAGTGGACCTGCAACCCGGAGAGGCAGAACAGTTTTCCCTGGCCGACGACCTTACCGTAACAGCCATTGGCGCACCTCATATGGGGCCGCAGTATGCAGCAGTTAAACACCATTGCTTTTTATTGACAATCGCCGGGAAAAACCTCTTGTTTACGGGCGATGCCGACCATGTTCCGGCGTATTTTGTACCGGCGTTAAAGGGAATTGATCCGGATATGGTCTTTGTAAATCCTCTTTTTTATCATCACGCCGATGGCCAAAAGATAATCAATGAAATATTCAGGCCGCGTACCGTTGTTATCTATCACATGCCCTTTGCCAAGGACGATACCACCCGGCTCTCCCAGGTGGTGGAACGTGATATTAAACGATATGGGCAAAACGGAATTCAGGCCCTTGTTTTCCGTCAAGAAAAACAGCAATTTTATCTGAGGGGATGA
- a CDS encoding carboxymuconolactone decarboxylase family protein, whose translation MNSSEKAGQALSLLQKHSPSQYGKYLEFTKEIAAVDALSHKQAELTMVACAVMSQCEMCIALHVEAAASMGATQEEIIHAGFLAVAMGGSPKLMYMSYVYNALEDLFG comes from the coding sequence ATGAATTCGTCCGAAAAAGCAGGGCAGGCCCTTTCACTTTTACAGAAACATTCCCCCTCTCAGTATGGTAAATACCTTGAATTTACCAAAGAAATCGCCGCCGTGGATGCCCTTTCCCACAAGCAGGCGGAACTTACCATGGTTGCCTGTGCGGTCATGTCCCAATGTGAAATGTGCATAGCGCTACACGTTGAAGCAGCCGCGTCAATGGGAGCAACCCAGGAAGAAATTATCCATGCCGGATTTCTGGCCGTGGCCATGGGTGGATCGCCTAAACTGATGTATATGAGCTATGTGTACAATGCACTTGAGGATTTATTTGGTTAA